Within Actinopolymorpha sp. NPDC004070, the genomic segment ACCACGACGTGTCCGCGACGGTCACCGCCGACTCGGGGCTGTCCTTCAGTACGCGGTCGGAGGTGACGGTCGCGCACGAGATCGACTTCGACACCGGCACAGCCGCCGAGATGCCGTGGCTTTGGGACGCGGACGGCTCACAGAGCAACGGCGTCCAGAACCGCTTCGCCGACGGCAACCACTACTTCGTCTACAGGTTCCCGTTCCCGGCCGACACCGTGACGGCCCACGCCACCGTCACCATCGACAACGAGTACGTCGTCGAGGCCAGCTCCGACGCCGAGCACTGGACCACCGTCTCGAAGGAGACGGAGCGCATCACGGACGGCTCCAACAAGGCCGACCAGGTCATCGACCTGACCGCGCACCTCGGTCCGGACAAGGCGACCTACCTGCGGATCTCGGACTCCTTCCCCGAGGACGGCTGGGGAGGCCGCGTCTACCACGTCACCGCCACCACCACCACCGACGCGACCGACGCTGGCTAGGAGTTCCGGCGGGACAGCAACCGTCGCGTGCGGTCAGGCGGGTTGGAGTTGCGCGTCGTTCCGCTCCACTTCGCGCCGGGCGAGCATGGACAGGCGCACGATGCCGTACAGGCTCAGCAGTCCGACCCCGAGCGCGACCGAGGCAAGTACGTCGGTGGGCCAGTGCACGCCGAGGTAGACCCTGCTCACGGACACCAGCAACATCACCGATGCGGCGACCGAAGCCAGCAGTACGCGGGTCCGGACGGTGACCCCGCTCATGGCCAGGATGGCGACGATGCCCCACCCCACGGTCGCCTGAATCGTGTGGCCGGACGGATAGGACAAGCCGCCCGCGCCGGCCAGCCAGTCGGTGGCCGGCGGCCGGGCTCGGTGCACCCACTCCCGTACGACGGCATGGACCAGCAGCGCGGCCCCGTACGTCACCACGATCGTGACGGCCGGACTCCACGATCGGTGCCGACGGACCAACACGACGGCCGCGATCGTCAAGCCAGGCAGCAGAAACGTGTTCGAGCCCAGCCAGGTCGCGATCCGCAGCACGTCGTTCAGCCAGGCCTCGCGGTGATGCAGAACCCAGGCGTGGATGGTGGGGTCGACGGTCGCGAGTTCCTCGTGGGCGAGCACGTCCTGGGTCACACCGAGGAACACCCACGTCGATCCCACCGCCACTACCGTCGCGACGGTCATCGACAAGCCCGTCGGCACCGCGTGGTCGAGCCGGGCACCGACCCAGGCGACCGGACCCGGGAACCGCTCGCCCGCCCATGTGGCAGCCCGGCTCTCACGGATCCGCTGCCCCTGTCGCCGCCACCAGTCGCCGCGCGTCCGGCGGACCAGATACCCGGCCGCCGCCAGCAGGACGACCACGACCAGGACGCCCAGCCCGATGCGCGAGGCGAGGTGTTCGACGTGACGCCAACTGCTGCCGCCGACATAACCCAGCAGCACACACATGCCGCCCCAGGCGACGCCACCGGCGATGTTGAAGGCGGCGAACTTCGGATAGTGCATGCGCGCCATGCCCGACAGGCCGGGGATCATCACCCGCAACGCGGCGGTGAAGCGCCCGAGGAACACCGCCTTCCCGCCGCGCGCGGCCAGGTAGCGCTCCGCCCGATCGAAGTGTTTGTGGTTGACCAGCCGGCCCAACGTGCCTTCGAGCAGGCTCCGGCCGTACCTGCGCCCGATCAGGTAACCGACGGAATCGCCGACCACCGCACCACCGATCCCGGCGAGCAGGACCGCGGCCAGGCTCACCCGGTTCTCGAACGCCAGCACACCGCCGAGGATCAGCGCGATCTCACCGGGGAAGACGAAGCCCACGAACGCCGACGACTCCAGCGCGGGAAGCGCGAAAACGACCACCAGCGCCACCCACCCGGGCAGCGTCAGG encodes:
- a CDS encoding bifunctional DedA family/phosphatase PAP2 family protein, translated to MISTVASYILTLPGWVALVVVFALPALESSAFVGFVFPGEIALILGGVLAFENRVSLAAVLLAGIGGAVVGDSVGYLIGRRYGRSLLEGTLGRLVNHKHFDRAERYLAARGGKAVFLGRFTAALRVMIPGLSGMARMHYPKFAAFNIAGGVAWGGMCVLLGYVGGSSWRHVEHLASRIGLGVLVVVVLLAAAGYLVRRTRGDWWRRQGQRIRESRAATWAGERFPGPVAWVGARLDHAVPTGLSMTVATVVAVGSTWVFLGVTQDVLAHEELATVDPTIHAWVLHHREAWLNDVLRIATWLGSNTFLLPGLTIAAVVLVRRHRSWSPAVTIVVTYGAALLVHAVVREWVHRARPPATDWLAGAGGLSYPSGHTIQATVGWGIVAILAMSGVTVRTRVLLASVAASVMLLVSVSRVYLGVHWPTDVLASVALGVGLLSLYGIVRLSMLARREVERNDAQLQPA